A stretch of Elusimicrobiota bacterium DNA encodes these proteins:
- a CDS encoding glutamine synthetase III, whose amino-acid sequence MSPKQEILGVSTHTNGKHQAGDAKLTDLFGSNVFNDRVMRKRLPKNVYAAMQKVIAGEAELTLDVAHVVAEEMKEWAIEKGATHYTHWFQPLTGKTAEKHDSFLDPQPDGSAIAAFSGKTLIKGEPDASSFPSGGIRATFEARGYTAWDTTSPAFLKEDAAGNVTLTIPTAFVSYTGEALDKKVPLLRSMEALSTQAMRVLRALGNKKSKRVISTVGPEQEYFLIDKDYFDRRTDLQLAGRTLFGAPSPKGQELEDQYFGAIKDRISKFMRDLDVELWKMGIASKTKHNEVAPAQFEMAPIFSLSNIAADHNQLVMETMQKVALRNGLVCLLYEKPFAGVNGSGKHNNWSMATDDGLNLLEPGHTPHDNEQFLVFLAATLTAVDRHADKLRAGAANPGNDLRLGANEAPPAIISIFMGESLSDILENIAKGKKTESKGQQFMTIGADALPKLPMDNTDRNRTSPFAFTGNKFEFRMVPSSASIAGANTILNTIAAEALDEIADRLEKSKDIEKEVNAIVREAVQKHGRVIFNGNGYSEEWVKEAAKRGLPNIKSSIEAFAAMATDGAVKLFEKYKVLSGRELHSRYEIYVEQYAKHINIEARCAIQMVKNQYLPAVIAYTGELAETVNALKTAGADTKVQAALLKDVNELLASATDKLGALEEATAMANNIDDVEKKAEAFRDNVFTAQSDLRKDIDALETLLPADLWPVPTYAEMLFNL is encoded by the coding sequence ATGTCACCCAAACAAGAAATTCTTGGAGTTTCCACCCACACCAACGGCAAGCATCAGGCCGGCGACGCGAAATTGACCGACCTGTTCGGGTCCAATGTTTTTAACGACCGGGTCATGCGCAAACGCCTGCCGAAAAACGTCTACGCCGCCATGCAAAAAGTCATCGCCGGCGAAGCCGAGCTGACCCTGGACGTCGCCCACGTCGTGGCCGAAGAAATGAAGGAATGGGCCATCGAAAAAGGCGCCACCCACTACACCCACTGGTTCCAGCCGCTGACCGGCAAAACCGCCGAAAAGCACGACAGCTTCCTGGACCCCCAACCCGACGGATCCGCCATCGCCGCTTTCTCGGGCAAAACCTTGATCAAAGGCGAGCCGGACGCGTCGAGCTTCCCCTCGGGAGGCATCCGCGCCACCTTTGAAGCCCGCGGCTACACCGCCTGGGACACGACCTCCCCGGCTTTCCTCAAGGAAGACGCCGCCGGGAACGTCACCCTCACCATCCCCACGGCCTTCGTCAGCTACACCGGCGAAGCCCTGGACAAAAAGGTGCCCCTGCTTCGCTCCATGGAAGCGCTGTCCACCCAGGCCATGCGCGTTCTCCGCGCCCTGGGCAACAAGAAATCCAAACGGGTGATCAGCACGGTCGGACCCGAACAGGAATATTTCCTGATCGACAAGGACTACTTCGACCGCCGCACCGACCTCCAGTTGGCCGGCCGCACCCTCTTCGGCGCGCCGTCGCCCAAGGGGCAGGAATTGGAAGACCAGTATTTCGGCGCCATCAAGGACCGCATCTCCAAATTCATGCGGGACTTGGACGTCGAGCTCTGGAAAATGGGGATCGCCTCCAAAACCAAGCACAACGAAGTGGCCCCCGCCCAATTCGAAATGGCGCCCATCTTCTCCCTGTCGAACATCGCCGCCGACCACAACCAGCTGGTGATGGAAACCATGCAGAAGGTCGCTCTCCGCAACGGCCTCGTCTGCCTCCTCTACGAAAAGCCCTTCGCCGGCGTCAACGGCTCGGGCAAGCACAACAACTGGTCCATGGCCACCGACGACGGGTTGAACCTGCTGGAGCCGGGCCACACGCCCCACGACAACGAACAGTTCCTGGTGTTCCTGGCCGCGACCTTGACCGCCGTGGACCGCCACGCCGACAAGCTCCGCGCCGGCGCCGCCAACCCGGGCAACGACCTGCGCTTGGGCGCCAACGAAGCCCCGCCGGCCATCATCTCGATCTTCATGGGCGAATCGCTCTCGGACATCCTCGAGAACATCGCCAAGGGCAAAAAGACCGAGAGCAAGGGCCAGCAGTTCATGACCATCGGGGCCGACGCCCTGCCGAAGCTCCCCATGGACAACACCGACCGGAACCGCACCTCGCCCTTCGCCTTCACGGGCAACAAGTTCGAGTTCCGCATGGTGCCCTCCTCGGCTTCCATCGCCGGCGCCAACACGATCCTGAACACCATCGCCGCCGAAGCCCTGGACGAGATCGCCGACCGCCTCGAGAAGAGCAAGGACATCGAGAAGGAAGTCAACGCCATCGTCCGCGAAGCCGTGCAAAAGCACGGGCGCGTGATTTTCAACGGGAACGGCTACTCGGAGGAATGGGTGAAGGAAGCCGCCAAGCGCGGCCTTCCCAACATCAAATCCTCCATCGAAGCCTTCGCCGCCATGGCCACCGACGGCGCGGTCAAGCTCTTCGAAAAATACAAGGTGCTCTCGGGCCGCGAACTGCACTCCCGCTACGAAATCTACGTGGAGCAGTACGCCAAGCACATCAACATCGAAGCCCGCTGCGCCATCCAGATGGTCAAAAACCAGTATCTGCCCGCCGTCATCGCCTACACGGGCGAATTGGCCGAAACGGTCAACGCCCTGAAGACCGCCGGCGCGGACACCAAGGTTCAAGCCGCCCTGCTCAAGGACGTCAACGAGCTCCTGGCCTCCGCCACGGACAAGCTCGGCGCCCTCGAGGAAGCGACGGCCATGGCCAACAACATCGACGACGTGGAAAAGAAAGCCGAAGCCTTCCGGGACAACGTGTTCACCGCCCAGTCCGATCTCCGCAAGGACATCGACGCGCTGGAAACGCTGTTGCCCGCGGACCTCTGGCCCGTTCCGACCTACGCGGAGATGCTGTTCAACCTCTAA
- a CDS encoding NAD(P)/FAD-dependent oxidoreductase, with product MKNIDVLVVGGSFAGLECARMAARARCRVTLWDPKPDAGAGVRTTGLLTPEAMADLTPPRYLTRPIDGVRLYSPRLRWADLDGGGYRYHATDTPGLLRWMANRAVDVGAELVWGERLIWARRDGDAIRAGDHRARYLVGADGARSRVATTFGLGINRRFLFGAEWEFEGLRGIDENRLHCFLSREFAPGYLGWAVPGLGVTQIGVAGTAPFHPRLDAFVERLSKIFDFGRARVIARRAGWIPVGGPVSPADAPGVLLIGDAAGHVSPLTAGGIRLALQGASAAGAAIAEFLQGKGPAPAAGLGVDKTRFLAKSVFRWLLEKAFSDGMAETLIDVAAARKWASDIFFSPRGLPTPGRVRPPAPAAWTRELAAPRKENRS from the coding sequence ATGAAAAACATCGACGTGTTGGTGGTCGGAGGAAGTTTCGCCGGATTGGAGTGCGCCCGCATGGCCGCGCGGGCCCGTTGCCGCGTGACCCTGTGGGACCCGAAACCCGACGCCGGGGCCGGCGTTCGCACGACGGGGCTTCTGACACCCGAGGCCATGGCCGATTTGACGCCCCCCCGCTATCTGACCCGGCCCATCGATGGGGTCCGTCTCTATTCCCCCCGTCTGCGGTGGGCCGACCTGGACGGCGGCGGCTACCGCTATCACGCCACCGACACGCCGGGACTCCTGCGTTGGATGGCCAACCGGGCGGTGGACGTCGGCGCGGAACTGGTGTGGGGCGAGCGGTTGATCTGGGCCCGGCGGGACGGCGACGCCATCCGCGCCGGCGACCACCGGGCCCGTTACCTGGTGGGGGCCGACGGCGCCCGCTCCCGGGTGGCGACGACTTTTGGCCTGGGAATCAACCGGCGGTTTCTCTTCGGCGCCGAGTGGGAGTTCGAGGGGTTGCGGGGGATCGACGAAAATCGCCTGCACTGCTTTCTAAGCCGTGAATTCGCCCCGGGGTACCTGGGCTGGGCCGTGCCGGGACTCGGCGTCACCCAGATCGGCGTCGCCGGAACGGCCCCCTTCCACCCCCGACTCGACGCCTTCGTGGAGCGCCTTTCGAAAATCTTCGATTTCGGTCGGGCGCGGGTGATCGCCCGGCGCGCCGGGTGGATCCCCGTCGGCGGGCCGGTGTCCCCGGCCGACGCGCCCGGGGTGCTTTTGATCGGCGACGCGGCCGGGCACGTCTCGCCCTTGACCGCCGGCGGGATTCGGCTGGCGCTGCAGGGGGCGTCGGCGGCCGGGGCGGCCATTGCGGAATTTCTTCAGGGGAAAGGCCCCGCCCCCGCCGCCGGACTCGGCGTCGACAAAACCCGATTCCTTGCCAAGTCGGTCTTTCGGTGGCTCCTCGAAAAGGCTTTTTCCGATGGCATGGCCGAAACCCTGATCGACGTGGCCGCGGCGCGAAAATGGGCCTCCGATATTTTCTTCTCCCCCCGGGGTCTTCCCACGCCGGGCCGGGTCCGGCCGCCGGCTCCGGCCGCCTGGACCCGGGAGCTCGCCGCCCCCCGAAAGGAGAACCGGTCGTGA
- a CDS encoding transcriptional regulator: protein MTNPFDEIKKVFHEPNRLAIMSALLRAPEGLSFADLKAACRLTDGNLSRHLKALADLNALKMKKSFVGVKPRTTVYVTERGRDHFLRYLAALEEVLHAAQSARSTAPDRHAHGPDGAAAAAG, encoded by the coding sequence GTGACAAACCCCTTTGATGAAATCAAAAAAGTGTTCCACGAACCCAATCGACTGGCCATCATGTCGGCCCTTCTGCGGGCCCCGGAGGGATTGTCCTTCGCGGACCTCAAGGCGGCCTGCCGGTTGACGGACGGCAACCTGAGCCGCCACCTCAAAGCCCTGGCCGATTTGAACGCCCTCAAAATGAAGAAATCCTTCGTGGGCGTAAAACCCCGGACCACGGTTTATGTCACGGAGCGGGGCCGGGATCACTTTCTGCGTTACCTGGCGGCGCTGGAAGAGGTCCTTCACGCGGCGCAATCGGCCCGGTCGACCGCCCCCGATCGGCACGCCCATGGACCGGACGGGGCCGCGGCCGCGGCGGGCTAA
- a CDS encoding SEC-C domain-containing protein, with protein sequence MKTLGRNDRCFCGSGKKYKACHRDSDGEKNARAGAQAAHDAVAIGNVPLNEREVSRRGFSRWSRPFRRNPPKGGPP encoded by the coding sequence TTGAAGACCCTCGGGCGGAACGACCGCTGTTTTTGCGGAAGCGGAAAAAAATACAAAGCGTGCCATCGGGATTCCGATGGGGAGAAGAACGCCCGGGCCGGCGCCCAGGCGGCTCACGACGCCGTCGCCATCGGCAACGTGCCGCTCAATGAACGGGAAGTCTCCCGCCGGGGTTTTTCACGGTGGAGCCGGCCCTTTCGGCGAAACCCGCCCAAAGGCGGACCCCCTTAA
- the prfB gene encoding peptide chain release factor 2 (programmed frameshift) encodes MTQGLTRARESLARLGRFLDVPNKREKLTVLEAQTARPDFWSDNQAAQKILKETAFLKSTIGKYESLERQITDLDALRELCEEGGGDAEWAELSQGVDAAGKKIDGLTLQAKLSGPMDAKNAIVSVHAGAGGTESCDWAEMLFRMFTRWAEANGFKVTTTSLMPGDGAGYKRAEFLVEGEFAYGHLKSESGVHRLVRVSPFDANARRHTSFAACDVIPEIDDDVEIDIKEADLKVDTFRSGGAGGQHVNKTESAVRITHVPSGVVVACQIERSQHKNRAMCLKLLKARLYDLEMEKQRAATEKHHDDKGDIAWGNQIRSYVFMPYQMVKDLRSGYETSQIQSVMDGDLNPFIHAYLEWKLSGAPPRKGSGPD; translated from the exons TTGACCCAAGGCTTGACCCGCGCCCGCGAATCGCTGGCCCGGCTGGGGAGGTTTCTT GACGTCCCCAACAAACGCGAAAAGCTGACCGTCCTCGAAGCCCAGACCGCCCGTCCCGATTTTTGGAGCGACAACCAGGCCGCCCAGAAAATCCTTAAAGAAACCGCCTTCCTTAAAAGCACCATCGGAAAATACGAAAGTTTGGAGCGCCAGATCACGGACCTGGACGCCCTCCGGGAATTGTGCGAGGAAGGGGGCGGGGACGCCGAATGGGCGGAATTGTCCCAGGGCGTCGACGCCGCTGGAAAAAAAATCGACGGGCTGACCCTCCAGGCCAAGTTGTCGGGCCCCATGGACGCCAAAAACGCGATCGTGTCCGTCCACGCCGGCGCGGGGGGAACGGAATCCTGCGACTGGGCGGAAATGCTTTTCCGCATGTTCACCCGCTGGGCCGAAGCCAACGGTTTTAAAGTGACGACCACCAGCCTCATGCCCGGCGACGGCGCGGGCTACAAGCGGGCGGAATTTCTGGTGGAAGGCGAATTCGCCTACGGCCACCTCAAATCCGAGTCCGGGGTCCACCGCCTGGTGCGCGTTTCCCCCTTTGACGCCAACGCCCGCCGCCACACCTCCTTCGCCGCCTGCGACGTGATCCCGGAAATCGACGACGACGTGGAAATCGACATCAAAGAGGCGGATTTGAAAGTCGACACCTTCCGGTCCGGCGGGGCCGGCGGCCAGCACGTGAACAAAACCGAATCCGCCGTGCGCATCACCCACGTGCCTTCGGGCGTCGTCGTGGCCTGCCAAATCGAACGCAGTCAGCACAAAAACCGCGCCATGTGCTTGAAACTTCTCAAGGCCAGGCTCTACGACCTGGAGATGGAAAAACAGCGGGCCGCGACCGAAAAGCACCACGACGACAAGGGCGACATCGCCTGGGGCAATCAGATTCGCAGTTACGTGTTCATGCCCTATCAAATGGTCAAAGATCTTCGGAGCGGTTACGAAACGAGTCAAATCCAGTCGGTCATGGACGGGGATTTGAATCCTTTTATTCACGCGTATTTGGAATGGAAGCTGTCCGGGGCTCCCCCGCGAAAGGGGTCCGGACCGGATTGA
- a CDS encoding response regulator, producing the protein MAYLLIVDDENTTSDLLVAVLQKDGHTLHTAKNGAEALATLGERTPDLILMDVSMPEMDGYTMVSHLSADTATRDIPVVVMTGKNALEDTFRQFTNVADFFAKPFDVKALRQRVLQILAQHGRR; encoded by the coding sequence ATGGCTTACCTTCTTATTGTCGATGACGAGAACACCACTTCGGATTTATTGGTCGCCGTTCTTCAGAAAGACGGACACACCCTGCACACCGCCAAAAACGGCGCCGAAGCCCTGGCCACGCTGGGCGAACGAACCCCCGACCTGATCCTCATGGACGTGTCCATGCCCGAGATGGACGGCTACACCATGGTGTCCCATCTGAGCGCCGACACGGCCACCCGGGACATTCCCGTGGTCGTCATGACCGGCAAAAACGCCCTGGAAGACACCTTCCGCCAATTCACCAACGTGGCGGACTTCTTCGCCAAGCCCTTCGACGTGAAGGCCCTTCGTCAACGGGTCCTGCAAATCCTCGCCCAACACGGGCGCCGCTGA
- the lysS gene encoding lysine--tRNA ligase: MAQRRAKVAALRADGVNPYPTRFDGVSAAADVLARHKDLPPSGHADEPVAVSGRVVTCRDMGKTIFAHLQDLSGKIQIYFKKDELPDAFLAFQKTVDSGDIVGVEGSPFRTRTGEITVHVKSWRLLAKALRPPPEKFHGMTDVEIRYRRREVDLFSNPEARERFLDRQRIVSALREVLLQKNFIEVETPILQAVAGGAAAKPFVTQHHALGMELFMRIAPELFLKRLLVGGLERVFEIGRAFRNEGIDTRHNPEFTILEAYQAFTDVNGMMDLTEELIRNAARKIKAVPRAPVEGAPPADPARLSFSYRGKTVALAEPFARVSVEEEFTKLGLDYRAICRDGSWKAAAAKVGLDVEGAPEAKCFEAILDERILSKVPPASFVYGYPAVFSPLAKQSPATPEIAERFELFICGEEVANAYSEQNDPDVQRKHFEEQARQRKAGNDEAMPADEEFLIALEHGMPPAGGLGIGVDRLTMILTETDSIREVILFPLLRPS; this comes from the coding sequence ATGGCCCAGCGCCGGGCCAAAGTGGCGGCGCTCCGCGCCGACGGCGTGAATCCCTACCCCACCCGCTTCGACGGCGTTTCGGCGGCCGCCGACGTGCTGGCCCGCCACAAAGACCTGCCCCCCAGCGGCCACGCCGACGAACCCGTGGCCGTGTCCGGCCGGGTGGTCACCTGCCGCGACATGGGGAAAACCATCTTCGCCCACCTTCAGGATTTGTCCGGGAAAATCCAAATTTATTTTAAGAAGGACGAACTCCCCGACGCCTTTCTGGCTTTCCAGAAAACCGTGGACTCCGGCGACATCGTCGGGGTCGAGGGATCGCCCTTCCGCACCCGCACCGGCGAAATCACCGTCCACGTTAAAAGCTGGCGCCTCCTGGCCAAGGCCCTTCGCCCGCCGCCGGAAAAATTCCACGGCATGACGGACGTGGAAATCCGCTACCGCCGGCGGGAAGTCGATTTGTTCAGCAACCCGGAAGCCCGGGAGCGTTTTCTGGACCGCCAGCGCATCGTGAGCGCCCTGCGGGAGGTCCTTCTCCAAAAGAATTTTATCGAGGTGGAAACCCCCATCCTGCAGGCCGTGGCCGGCGGCGCGGCGGCCAAGCCCTTCGTCACCCAGCACCACGCCTTGGGCATGGAGCTGTTCATGCGCATCGCCCCCGAACTTTTTTTAAAGCGCCTCCTCGTGGGGGGGTTGGAGCGCGTGTTCGAAATCGGCCGCGCCTTCCGGAACGAGGGGATCGACACCCGCCACAACCCCGAGTTCACCATCCTGGAGGCTTATCAGGCCTTTACGGACGTGAACGGCATGATGGATTTGACCGAGGAGTTGATCCGCAACGCCGCGCGCAAAATCAAAGCCGTTCCCCGTGCCCCGGTGGAAGGCGCGCCCCCGGCGGACCCCGCCCGGCTCTCTTTTTCCTACCGGGGCAAAACGGTGGCCCTGGCGGAGCCCTTCGCCCGGGTTTCCGTCGAAGAAGAATTCACGAAGTTGGGCTTGGACTACCGGGCCATTTGCCGGGACGGAAGTTGGAAAGCCGCCGCCGCGAAGGTGGGACTGGACGTGGAAGGCGCCCCGGAGGCCAAATGTTTCGAAGCCATCCTGGACGAGCGGATTTTGTCCAAGGTGCCCCCGGCCAGCTTCGTCTACGGCTATCCCGCCGTGTTCTCGCCCCTGGCCAAGCAAAGCCCCGCCACCCCGGAAATCGCCGAACGGTTCGAGCTTTTCATCTGCGGCGAGGAAGTGGCCAACGCCTACTCCGAACAAAACGACCCGGACGTTCAGCGCAAACACTTTGAGGAACAGGCCCGCCAACGAAAAGCCGGCAACGACGAAGCCATGCCGGCCGACGAGGAGTTTCTGATCGCGCTCGAGCACGGCATGCCGCCCGCCGGGGGGCTCGGCATCGGCGTGGACCGCCTCACCATGATTTTGACCGAAACCGATTCCATCCGGGAAGTGATCCTCTTCCCGCTTCTCCGTCCCTCTTGA